The Amycolatopsis sp. DG1A-15b genome contains the following window.
AGAAGGGCAAGGCCGCCGGCGGGCTGAGCGTGCGGCGCGTCTTCACGACCGAGGGGCAGCACCCGTACGACCAGGTGACCTGGGAGCAGCGGGACGTCGTCATGACGAACTGGCGCGACGGCTCGGTCAACTTCGAGCAGCGCGGCGTGGAGTTCCCCGATTTCTGGTCGGTCAACGCCACCAACATCGTCACCAGCAAGTACTTCCGCGGCGCCGTCGGCAGCCCGCAGCGCGAACGCAGCCTCAAGCAGCTCATCGACCGGGTCGTGCAGACCTACGTCAAGGCCGCGCGCGACCACGGCTACTTCGCCGCGCCGCAGGACCTCGAGATCTTCGAGCACGAACTCACCTGGATGCTGCTGCACCAGGTCTTCAGCTTCAACTCCCCGGTCTGGTTCAACGTCGGCACGCCGTCGAAGCAGCAGGTCAGCGCCTGCCAGCCGTACGACGCCCTGGTGAGCACTCCCGGTGGCGCCGTGCCGATCGGCCGCTTCGTCGAGCTGAACGCCGTGGGTGCCAAGGTCTACGACGCGCACGGGTTGACCAAGGTCGTCGCCACCAAGGCGAACGGGATCAAGGAAGTCCTGCGAGTCACGACGAAGTCAGGCCACGTCCTCGACGTCACGGCCGACCACCTCGTGTGGCGTGCGAGTGCGGGCGGCGGGAAGTTCGTGCCCGCCGGGGAGCTGCGGGTCGGAGACCAGCTCGAATGGCACCGCCGCAGCGCGTTCGGCGAGGAAGAGATCCGAGAAGCCGACATCGCCGAAGCCGCACTCGCGGGCTGGTTGCAGTCGGACGGCTTCGTCGGTCAATACGACGGGACGAACCGCTCGCTTACCATCGAAGCGATGACCGTGAACGACGCCGAGCTGACCTGGGTGCGTGCCGCGCTCGACAGCGTCTTCCCGGACGTCCACCGTCATGAACGCGCCGTCGAAACCCAGGACGAAACGCTCGACTGCCGCCGCACCCGGCTCTACGGCAATGTTCTCGAGAACTTCGTCGAGACCTGGGGCCTGCGTGCTCGGGGAACCGAGATGGCGGTGCCGGATCACCTCTACACCGCGCCACTCCCGGTCGTGGCCGCCTATCTGCGGAGCATCTTCCAGGCCGAGGGCTACGTCTCCGCGCGTGAACGATCCACTTTGGTCGCGCTGGACATGATCGGCGAAGACCTGGTCCGCGGCCTCCAGCAGCTGCTGGCCCGGTTCGGCATCTTCGCCCGGGTGGGCCGTAAGAAGGAGAGCCGGCCGGATCGGCACGACCTCTGGGGCATCCGGATCCAGAATGCCGGTGACCGGCGGATCTTCGCAGACGAGATCGGCTTCATCGATCCGGTGAAGACGGCGAAGCTGGAGGTGTCCTTCGAAAAGCCCGGCCTGCCTGCTCGGGAGAGGAAGCGGCTGGAGATCGCCGCGATCGAGAGCCGTGGCGAGATGCCGGTCTACGACATCCAGACGGAATCCGGCGAGTACCTCTCCGGCAACCTCCGGGTCCACAACTGTTTCATCCTCGCGGTCGACGACACGATGGAGTCGATCCTCAACTGGTACCGCGAAGAGGGCCTGATCTTCAAGGGCGGCTCCGGCGCCGGCCTGAACCTCTCCCGCATCCGCTCCTCGAAGGAACTGCTGACCTCCGGCGGCACCGCGTCCGGGCCGGTCTCGTTCATGCGCGGCGCCGACGCGTCCGCGGGCACCATCAAGTCCGGCGGCGCCACCCGGCGCGCGGCGAAGATGGTCGTGCTCGACGTCGACCACCCGGACATCGAGGAGTTCATCCAGACCAAGGCGCGCGAAGAGAAGAAGATCAAGGTCCTCCGCGACGCCGGGTTCGACATGGACCTCTCCGGCGCGGACATCTCCTCGGTGCAGTACCAGAACGCGAACAACTCGGTCCGCGTGTCCGACGAGTTCATGCAGGCGGTCGAGAACGGCACCGACTTCGGCCTGCGCGCCCGGCTCACCGGTGAGGTCCTCGACCGCACCGACGCGAAGAAGTTGTTCCGCACGATGGCCCAGGCCGCGTGGGAGTGCGCCGATCCCGGCATCCAGTACGACGGCACGATCAACGACTGGCACACCTGCCCGGAGTCGGGCCGGATCACCGCGTCGAACCCGTGCAGCGAGTACATGCACCTCGACAACTCCAGCTGCAACCTGGCGTCGCTGAACCTGCTGAAGTTCGTCACGCCCGAGGGCACGTTCGACGCGCCGCTGTTCGCCCGCGCCGTCGAGTTCGTCATCACGGCGATGGACGTCTCGATCTGCTTCGCGGACTTCCCGACCGAGCCGATCGCCGACACCACGCGGAAGTTCCGCCAGCTCGGCATCGGCTACGCCAACCTCGGCGCGCTGCTGATGGCGCTGGGCCACGCGTACGACTCCGACGGCGGCCGCGCGCTCGCGGCGGCGATCACGTCGCTGATGACGGGCGTGTCCTACCGGCGTTCGGCGGAGATGGCCCAGGTCGTCGGCGCGTACGAGGGCTACGCGCGCAACGCCGAAGCGCACCAGCGCGTGATGCGCAAGCACGCGGCGGCGAACGAGCTCGTCCGCACCTACCACTCGAACGACGCCGCGGTCCGCGCGCTGGCGACCGAGGAGTGGCAGAAGGGCATCGAAATCGGCGCGAAGCACGGCTGGCGCAACGCGCAGGCGTCGGTGCTCGCCCCCACCGGCACCATCGGTTTCATGATGGACTGCGACACCACCGGGATCGAGCCGGACTTCTCGCTGGTGAAGTTCAAGAAGCTCGTCGGCGGCGGCTCGATGCAGATCGTCAACCA
Protein-coding sequences here:
- a CDS encoding vitamin B12-dependent ribonucleotide reductase, with protein sequence MTETVGTGARAATGKKGKAAGGLSVRRVFTTEGQHPYDQVTWEQRDVVMTNWRDGSVNFEQRGVEFPDFWSVNATNIVTSKYFRGAVGSPQRERSLKQLIDRVVQTYVKAARDHGYFAAPQDLEIFEHELTWMLLHQVFSFNSPVWFNVGTPSKQQVSACQPYDALVSTPGGAVPIGRFVELNAVGAKVYDAHGLTKVVATKANGIKEVLRVTTKSGHVLDVTADHLVWRASAGGGKFVPAGELRVGDQLEWHRRSAFGEEEIREADIAEAALAGWLQSDGFVGQYDGTNRSLTIEAMTVNDAELTWVRAALDSVFPDVHRHERAVETQDETLDCRRTRLYGNVLENFVETWGLRARGTEMAVPDHLYTAPLPVVAAYLRSIFQAEGYVSARERSTLVALDMIGEDLVRGLQQLLARFGIFARVGRKKESRPDRHDLWGIRIQNAGDRRIFADEIGFIDPVKTAKLEVSFEKPGLPARERKRLEIAAIESRGEMPVYDIQTESGEYLSGNLRVHNCFILAVDDTMESILNWYREEGLIFKGGSGAGLNLSRIRSSKELLTSGGTASGPVSFMRGADASAGTIKSGGATRRAAKMVVLDVDHPDIEEFIQTKAREEKKIKVLRDAGFDMDLSGADISSVQYQNANNSVRVSDEFMQAVENGTDFGLRARLTGEVLDRTDAKKLFRTMAQAAWECADPGIQYDGTINDWHTCPESGRITASNPCSEYMHLDNSSCNLASLNLLKFVTPEGTFDAPLFARAVEFVITAMDVSICFADFPTEPIADTTRKFRQLGIGYANLGALLMALGHAYDSDGGRALAAAITSLMTGVSYRRSAEMAQVVGAYEGYARNAEAHQRVMRKHAAANELVRTYHSNDAAVRALATEEWQKGIEIGAKHGWRNAQASVLAPTGTIGFMMDCDTTGIEPDFSLVKFKKLVGGGSMQIVNQTVPRALEALGYLTEQVEAIVEYVAQNGHVVDAPGLRPEHYEVFDCAVGERSIAPMGHVRMMAAVQPFLSGAISKTVNMPESATVEEVEEIYFQGWKLGLKALAIYRDNCKVGQPLSTAKKEKAADVAEPEKVVEYRPVRKRLPKKRPSQTVSFTVGGAEGYLTAGSYPDDGLGEIFVKLGKQGSTLAGVMDAFSMSISVGLQHGIPLEFYVSKFCNLRFEPAGMTDDPDIRIATSVMDYLFRRLALDYLPYEKRSQLGILSADERSAEVEATYGNPGVDLEALQSTVDASPEPHAEEPEHPHREARTTTELMELRLGKAADAPLCMTCGTKMRPAGSCYACEGCGATSGCS